Within Wyeomyia smithii strain HCP4-BCI-WySm-NY-G18 chromosome 2, ASM2978416v1, whole genome shotgun sequence, the genomic segment CAAATCTCGCATCCACTCCAAGCACAGCAGCAGCAACCACAACCACAACAGCAGACTGTGTATGATCAGCACACAGGGCAAATATTCAACATTGTCTGTGTGGACTCTCCTGGCACAGAGCCCACATCAACGAATCACTTAGTCTCAACAGCGACAGACAGTCCATCCGCAACTAGCAGTAATAGCAACAGTAATTATCCTGGCAGGAGAACTGAAACCGATGCAGAGTGTCCGGAATTGCGCGAACAGCATCCATTTTGTCACGATAGCAATAGTAGCAGTACTTCGACAACTGCACTGATGTCCTCAAGTGACCAAGTGCCAGCGAATGCGTTGAGTAGCTTTGAAAATGTGCTGCAAAATAACGAGGAACTGGTCATAATGCAACGAGAAGCGTCGCATGATGGTGCAGGGAATGATAGCAATGGAAGCTCGGTTGCCAGTAGCAGTGGAGGTAGTCAGAGGACGGGACTGAGTCGAACCGAGGTTAACATGAACCTGACTGCTTACCATCACGATCACGAGCTGCTTCACCAAAGCGTCAGCAGCGGAATGATGCTAGGAGGTGGAAGTGGAGATGATCGTAGAGGACCGGGCACGGGAGAAGATGAAGAGGACGATAACGAAGACGACATGGGTGACGAGGTGAACTgtgataataataatgattccACCAACGATGGCGACGAGGATGAGGACGAAGAGGGACAGGTACATCCGTTGATGACAGAAGGGTCAGTGATAGGGGGGTTACCCGAGGACGAACTGCACGGGTTGCAGTTGCTGGcagcggtccagcagcagctGGCAGAATCGTCCGATTCTGGTGAGGAGGATGACGACCAGATGGACGAGAAGTTCATCGATGCGGAAAACTATGTGCTGGAAAGCGGTGAAATTAGTGCGGAGAGTGAGTATTGATCCTTCTGATGCTTTGCTTTTGTTTGTAGTGTATATAGTTTACCTTTTGGCGAAATAAAATTTCAGACAGTTTGTTGACAAAAAGGGTTGAATTGTACAGCTAAGGGTGGGAAGGGTTGTTTTCGGAATCTTATTTGCAATAGAAATGAACTATTTGGGCGGAAAAAACGGCGAAATTTTACACGCACTCGACTATCGTTGCTCCTCAGAGTAAATTATACAGTCATTTATTATCTTCAATTTAAATACTTTATGCAAAAAGCGTTTGGATTCGGAGAATCGGACTCCTCAGTTCTATTATCCATTCTATAGTTGTATAATGAATTATTTCTTATTTGGCGAATCCCAACTCATTTGACCGCTTCATTTGACAGACATAGCAGCTGCTTATCAGTGTACAGGGCACAAAATTCGCAGAACCATTGGCTTTTATGCTATCTCTATCACCAACCGCTCTTGTTACTAACAATTTCACCTCTACCCACTCTACTCTACCTTTCGCAACTAACTCACCGTGCTAATCTTAAGTCGACACGATGGGCATGCTGGCGGACAGTGCTGAGGAGGTGGGAGTGGATCTCGGTATTGCCGGTGTTGCCGAAGCTGGTCCCAGTACTCACGAGGACAATCTGATAATCCTCCACGAGCTGGACATTAAAGATGAAGACGATGACGAGGGTCGTTGTGGGGTACAGGAAGATGGCACTCTTGAGGAGGAAGATGACGACGAAGATGAAGAGGAGGAAGAGGAGGAAACCGACCAGGAAATGGAAAAACAGCAACGGGCAGGTTCTAGTGAGGCGGATGCGATACAGGAGCATTCCGGTGTTGTGGAAGCACAGCCTCTCTGTTCGAGTGATTTAGATGGATTCGACGGAATCAATGCAATCAAGATGGAGACTGATAATATATTTGACAGTGGCGGTAAGTTGTTGCCGAGTGCGAAGGCCCGTTCTGTTGTCGATGTTTTGTTGTTATCTACTTGTTTTGTCTTCACTCGTTATGTGGCGTGCTTTCTTTGCTGGAAGCGTCTTACTAGtcttaagttttgttttgtgcGGTAGATCGGGGCCTCGTGAAAGATGATATTTTTCGTTTTAATGACCTATTTATGTTATGCAATTCATCATTTTACTGCGTGTTGCGGTGGCAGAAAAAGGGGTCCCTTTGTTATTGTTATGATTTTGTGCGCTCGGTTCTTCCGCAAATATGTTTATTATTCTCTTAATGCAGCTGGTTCCTGGGAATTTCATGTAGGGTACAGAAGGGTATAATGGGCTACTAATGTTTCGATGAATATTAACTAACAGTTTGTCCGTTTTGCTCTACTTTACCTTATACCACCGGTCCGTTTGCTGTTTGGATCTCGTATCCAAACTCTTTCCCAGTAGTGAAAAGCAATTAtacaattgaagatttaatgttTGCTTCTTGATTGGCCTTTCAGATTGGCCCTTTAAGGTAAAGCTTGACCCGAAGATGATGCTGGTGGATCAGCTGGACCCTAGCAGTATTATTCTGACACCAGCGACATCCACCATCAGTGGGCATCAGATTGCCGTCAGTAGCGGTGGTGTGCAGCATCAGATGCAGTttcatcagcagcagcaacagcaacagatTCATTCCATTCAGACTgcccagcagcaacagcaattgCTTAATCAACAGGTGCTCATACATCAGactcagcaacaacaacaacagcagcaacagcaccAACAACAGCAGCCACAGTTGAATGTGTTGCAGCTGCAACAAtttcagcaacagcagcaagtATTGATCCCGCAGACTATGACGACTGTGGCTAGCCGTATTCTCCCAACAGAGGCGAGTCTGGATTTGAATATTCTATATACCATATTTTATAGTCAAAGTTTAACTTCAAATTTGACTAATCTTTTCTATTCTTCTCATCACCCGCAGGTTAAGGATGTCCGGGCAGTAATGAAATCCGAACCGGCCATATCCGGGGTAACCTTCCAGGGTCGACCTGCGACCGGCCAGCTGATCACTCGAATCAAAATCGAGAACGGTGAGGACGGTCAGAAACTGCACGTCGTGTCGTCCGGCGGCGCTGGTACGGATAACATGGCCCGGGTCATCGAATCGGTAGCAGGAAACTACACCAACGCCATCCCGGTGACAACGCAAGCCCAGCTGCTGCACCCACAAAACACGCAGCAGTCGCATCAGCAGTTGTTCCAACAGCATCACCTCAAGATGGATGTGGATGTcggtcagcagcagcagccacaGCAGCAACAAATTGTCCAGCAAGgacaatcaaaatttattataACTTCTAGGCAAATAACTAATAAAATACCCATCACGGTAACCAGTGGCCCTGCGACCCAAATATTACAACACCAACAACAACCGACCGGAATGGGCGGAGCCGTAACCACTACACTGCAGAAACCGATACAgcttcaaaaaataataatgtctACTTCGAgtctccagcagcagcagcgagcTCGACTTCCCCTACAGAGAACCCAACTTGTGCAGCAGCAACCGCAAACTCAGTCGCAGCAGCGATTTCAACAAAAATTTGTGACTAATCAGTTGATTCGCGGCCAGAACGCGGCTATCATCAATAGTGTACATttacagcaacagcagcaacaacaacaacagcagcagcagcatgccCAGGCGTTGGCCAATCAACAAGCGCAACAAGCAGCAGCCACTGTTGGAGCAAATGTTGTCATAGGTCCCACGCCCCGAAAGCGGTTAGAAGTCACCACCGGAGGTGTTGTCGTCGCTCCAATCGGCGTAGGTCGGCGGGGCGGACGCTCTAGCAGTTCTCGTCTCCCGCCAGGGGCCGTCAATCTGGAACGAAGCTACCAGATCTGCCAGGCTGTTATTCAAAATAGTCCTAATCGGCATCAGTTGCGGGCTCAACTGAAACCACCGCAGGCGTTCCTAGCAAGCTCCAACTCAAACTCGAGCAACAGTAGCAATAGTAATGGTAGCAATAGCAGTAGTAGTGGCGGTATTGCAGGAGCCGGAGGAACGGGAATCTTGAAAGAAGAACCTACAAGCTTCGGTGGGACGGTTATTGGAAATAAGGTAAGTTTGAACACATTTGGTTTGGGGTAGATGTCCAACTAACTTatgaaatcatttcaaagcaGATTGGACCACGATTAgtaaacccgaaaagaatcacCACTATCGGTAGGCAGCCTTCGTCGATTCTTGTGCGTCATGTGTACACCACGGCAGGTCAATCGAATCCCGGTACAATTAGTATTATATCAACAtctcaacaacagcagcagcaacaaccacAGCAGACTCTTCAAAGCAATCAACAGAGAATCATAACTGCCACCGAGGCGGCTGAGCTGCAACACGCTCAAATCATTAGCATGCCCGGTCCGGGTGGGATGAGTAACCTAACAGTATCCGGAGGAGCTGCAGGCGGTGCCGGAAGTAGTAACAGTTTTGGTGGCAAATACGTACTTGTGCAACGGGCTCACATCGGTGACATTGTAACGCCGCGGGCGGCCAGTGCTCCACCGACTCAGAACCAGGTATAAACGCCGCTAT encodes:
- the LOC129721150 gene encoding polycomb protein Asx isoform X5 translates to MECDVSPPDSSSGGHHGTVQQRRQPKSVQYNSTSISSSSINTTSGSSSGNLNTSGNSGRNILNISTSSSFRSDSPSASTTMAATSSSSSHHHHHHRNHHHHHHHSHGHSHQHHYQTQHHVHQEEITVAFPEVVSCTPESSFNLSDDYDSNPLKEVDPLNVSGSSMELLSSPRKGQDKAPKHNHHLRRNVPRIVVKQLPKTQQQAQSSRDEKRPSGPASTMREVLASIPGFSVKPRRRSNKKMSTAAQLEQTKEGCIDLETPDSILVNTNLRSLLNKQTFQMLPPLFQYKLVQLLPSVDRPSVMDASDCERNGIWLNPSSLNNEFFARACLEWRDRLGEGEFTPENQIKLKTEAEKEKSKLDPWKLKHFEPMWGDKRAATANMGAAGTLPNPSPPLTPTKEKVSTPEPPKTSPPTSSRPALKTTIKLRPTTTIATSTTATVELAAVSCSGSGSSSSNSNSSTSSSSSTSNSNVATASSSGTSITPVTTPSTIVAAASNRTSASQSSLSPSATSSPKRVRTGAVTRAAASAGHQQQVPDQHLEQASMEEQDSSARLSRVRVESPKPSTSSVTLTPSVSALVDEVDSSSPANSMVSGSLKRVHNRSLTPELSNSKISKSSDTSDSSSQEPPASTALKQTQQDRGERQLKTCGPEQQPISRAIGVVLEDDDDDAEIGQDAVIEEIPDDDPDVTEVIMEHTFSPSPELAKYDQYESSNSNSNLNDRRLRTQLSMQISHPLQAQQQQPQPQQQTVYDQHTGQIFNIVCVDSPGTEPTSTNHLVSTATDSPSATSSNSNSNYPGRRTETDAECPELREQHPFCHDSNSSSTSTTALMSSSDQVPANALSSFENVLQNNEELVIMQREASHDGAGNDSNGSSVASSSGGSQRTGLSRTEVNMNLTAYHHDHELLHQSVSSGMMLGGGSGDDRRGPGTGEDEEDDNEDDMGDEVNCDNNNDSTNDGDEDEDEEGQVHPLMTEGSVIGGLPEDELHGLQLLAAVQQQLAESSDSGEEDDDQMDEKFIDAENYVLESGEISAEIDTMGMLADSAEEVGVDLGIAGVAEAGPSTHEDNLIILHELDIKDEDDDEGRCGVQEDGTLEEEDDDEDEEEEEEETDQEMEKQQRAGSSEADAIQEHSGVVEAQPLCSSDLDGFDGINAIKMETDNIFDSGDWPFKVKLDPKMMLVDQLDPSSIILTPATSTISGHQIAVSSGGVQHQMQFHQQQQQQQIHSIQTAQQQQQLLNQQVLIHQTQQQQQQQQQHQQQQPQLNVLQLQQFQQQQQVLIPQTMTTVASRILPTEVKDVRAVMKSEPAISGVTFQGRPATGQLITRIKIENGEDGQKLHVVSSGGAGTDNMARVIESVAGNYTNAIPVTTQAQLLHPQNTQQSHQQLFQQHHLKMDVDVGQQQQPQQQQIVQQGQSKFIITSRQITNKIPITVTSGPATQILQHQQQPTGMGGAVTTTLQKPIQLQKIIMSTSSLQQQQRARLPLQRTQLVQQQPQTQSQQRFQQKFVTNQLIRGQNAAIINSVHLQQQQQQQQQQQQHAQALANQQAQQAAATVGANVVIGPTPRKRLEVTTGGVVVAPIGVGRRGGRSSSSRLPPGAVNLERSYQICQAVIQNSPNRHQLRAQLKPPQAFLASSNSNSSNSSNSNGSNSSSSGGIAGAGGTGILKEEPTSFGGTVIGNKQIGPRLVNPKRITTIGRQPSSILVRHVYTTAGQSNPGTISIISTSQQQQQQQPQQTLQSNQQRIITATEAAELQHAQIISMPGPGGMSNLTVSGGAAGGAGSSNSFGGKYVLVQRAHIGDIVTPRAASAPPTQNQQVNSVTGVPITLAGRGRPASVDIDTPVSLPDSQQQQQQVQIITHSMQQPQHQQQQQQQSIVGPNPGIQAVTRRGPTTHVISYGDIGTEALNSQQISQASGTSVGMDSSGNHTIVTSSNGPTIAAASPVAGYSISSTSAASPLPAGISGSNTGNSNSSIIISSSGSNACNNNNNNSTIGIINNNNNNSSSSNISNSSNSSNSSNSSSSNGNGHHPHHQQQQQHGAAASCSCSLNAMVICQQCGAFCHDDCIGASKLCVSCVIR
- the LOC129721150 gene encoding polycomb protein Asx isoform X6, whose translation is MVKCKATFPDMECDVSPPDSSSGGHHGTVQQRRQPKSVQYNSTSISSSSINTTSGSSSGNLNTSGNSGRNILNISTSSSFRSDSPSASTTMAATSSSSSHHHHHHRNHHHHHHHSHGHSHQHHYQTQHHVHQEEITVAFPEVVSCTPESSFNLSDDYDSNPLKEVDPLNVSGSSMELLSSPRKGQDKAPKHNHHLRRNVPRIVVKQLPKTQQQAQSSRDEKRPSGPASTMREVLASIPGFSVKPRRRSNKKMSTAAQLEQTKEGCIDLETPDSILVNTNLRSLLNKQTFQMLPPLFQYKLVQLLPSVDRPSVMDASDCERNGIWLNPSSLNNEFFARACLEWRDRLGEGEFTPENQIKLKTEAEKEKSKLDPWKLKHFEPMWGDKRAATANMGAAGTLPNPSPPLTPTKEKVSTPEPPKTSPPTSSRPALKTTIKLRPTTTIATSTTATVELAAVSCSGSGSSSSNSNSSTSSSSSTSNSNVATASSSGTSITPVTTPSTIVAAASNRTSASQSSLSPSATSSPKRVRTGAVTRAAASAGHQQQVPDQHLEQASMEEQDSSARLSRVRVESPKPSTSSVTLTPSVSALVDEVDSSSPANSMVSGSLKRVHNRSLTPELSNSKISKSSDTSDSSSQEPPASTALKQTQQDRGERQLKTCGPEQQPISRAIGVVLEDDDDDAEIGQDAVIEEIPDDDPDVTEVIMEHTFSPSPELAKYDQYESSNSNSNLNDRRLRTQLSMQISHPLQAQQQQPQPQQQTVYDQHTGQIFNIVCVDSPGTEPTSTNHLVSTATDSPSATSSNSNSNYPGRRTETDAECPELREQHPFCHDSNSSSTSTTALMSSSDQVPANALSSFENVLQNNEELVIMQREASHDGAGNDSNGSSVASSSGGSQRTGLSRTEVNMNLTAYHHDHELLHQSVSSGMMLGGGSGDDRRGPGTGEDEEDDNEDDMGDEVNCDNNNDSTNDGDEDEDEEGQVHPLMTEGSVIGGLPEDELHGLQLLAAVQQQLAESSDSGEEDDDQMDEKFIDAENYVLESGEISAEIDTMGMLADSAEEVGVDLGIAGVAEAGPSTHEDNLIILHELDIKDEDDDEGRCGVQEDGTLEEEDDDEDEEEEEEETDQEMEKQQRAGSSEADAIQEHSGVVEAQPLCSSDLDGFDGINAIKMETDNIFDSGDWPFKVKLDPKMMLVDQLDPSSIILTPATSTISGHQIAVSSGGVQHQMQFHQQQQQQQIHSIQTAQQQQQLLNQQVLIHQTQQQQQQQQQHQQQQPQLNVLQLQQFQQQQQVLIPQTMTTVASRILPTEVKDVRAVMKSEPAISGVTFQGRPATGQLITRIKIENGEDGQKLHVVSSGGAGTDNMARVIESVAGNYTNAIPVTTQAQLLHPQNTQQSHQQLFQQHHLKMDVDVGQQQQPQQQQIVQQGQSKFIITSRQITNKIPITVTSGPATQILQHQQQPTGMGGAVTTTLQKPIQLQKIIMSTSSLQQQQRARLPLQRTQLVQQQPQTQSQQRFQQKFVTNQLIRGQNAAIINSVHLQQQQQQQQQQQQHAQALANQQAQQAAATVGANVVIGPTPRKRLEVTTGGVVVAPIGVGRRGGRSSSSRLPPGAVNLERSYQICQAVIQNSPNRHQLRAQLKPPQAFLASSNSNSSNSSNSNGSNSSSSGGIAGAGGTGILKEEPTSFGGTVIGNKQIGPRLVNPKRITTIGRQPSSILVRHVYTTAGQSNPGTISIISTSQQQQQQQPQQTLQSNQQRIITATEAAELQHAQIISMPGPGGMSNLTVSGGAAGGAGSSNSFGGKYVLVQRAHIGDIVTPRAASAPPTQNQQQQQVQIITHSMQQPQHQQQQQQQSIVGPNPGIQAVTRRGPTTHVISYGDIGTEALNSQQISQASGTSVGMDSSGNHTIVTSSNGPTIAAASPVAGYSISSTSAASPLPAGISGSNTGNSNSSIIISSSGSNACNNNNNNSTIGIINNNNNNSSSSNISNSSNSSNSSNSSSSNGNGHHPHHQQQQQHGAAASCSCSLNAMVICQQCGAFCHDDCIGASKLCVSCVIR
- the LOC129721150 gene encoding polycomb protein Asx isoform X3; protein product: MVKCKATFPDMECDVSPPDSSSGGHHGTVQQRRQPKSVQYNSTSISSSSINTTSGSSSGNLNTSGNSGRNILNISTSSSFRSDSPSASTTMAATSSSSSHHHHHHRNHHHHHHHSHGHSHQHHYQTQHHVHQEEITVAFPEVVSCTPESSFNLSDDYDSNPLKEVDPLNVSGSSMELLSSPRKGQDKAPKHNHHLRRNVPRIVVKQLPKTQQQAQSSRDEKRPSGPASTMREVLASIPGFSVKPRRRSNKKMSTAAQLEQTKEGCIDLETPDSILVNTNLRSLLNKQTFQMLPPLFQYKLVQLLPSVDRPSVMDASDCERNGIWLNPSSLNNEFFARACLEWRDRLGEGEFTPENQIKLKTEAEKEKSKLDPWKLKHFEPMWGDKRAATANMGAAGTLPNPSPPLTPTKEKSTPEPPKTSPPTSSRPALKTTIKLRPTTTIATSTTATVELAAVSCSGSGSSSSNSNSSTSSSSSTSNSNVATASSSGTSITPVTTPSTIVAAASNRTSASQSSLSPSATSSPKRVRTGAVTRAAASAGHQQQVPDQHLEQASMEEQDSSARLSRVRVESPKPSTSSVTLTPSVSALVDEVDSSSPANSMVSGSLKRVHNRSLTPELSNSKISKSSDTSDSSSQEPPASTALKQTQQDRGERQLKTCGPEQQPISRAIGVVLEDDDDDAEIGQDAVIEEIPDDDPDVTEVIMEHTFSPSPELAKYDQYESSNSNSNLNDRRLRTQLSMQISHPLQAQQQQPQPQQQTVYDQHTGQIFNIVCVDSPGTEPTSTNHLVSTATDSPSATSSNSNSNYPGRRTETDAECPELREQHPFCHDSNSSSTSTTALMSSSDQVPANALSSFENVLQNNEELVIMQREASHDGAGNDSNGSSVASSSGGSQRTGLSRTEVNMNLTAYHHDHELLHQSVSSGMMLGGGSGDDRRGPGTGEDEEDDNEDDMGDEVNCDNNNDSTNDGDEDEDEEGQVHPLMTEGSVIGGLPEDELHGLQLLAAVQQQLAESSDSGEEDDDQMDEKFIDAENYVLESGEISAEIDTMGMLADSAEEVGVDLGIAGVAEAGPSTHEDNLIILHELDIKDEDDDEGRCGVQEDGTLEEEDDDEDEEEEEEETDQEMEKQQRAGSSEADAIQEHSGVVEAQPLCSSDLDGFDGINAIKMETDNIFDSGDWPFKVKLDPKMMLVDQLDPSSIILTPATSTISGHQIAVSSGGVQHQMQFHQQQQQQQIHSIQTAQQQQQLLNQQVLIHQTQQQQQQQQQHQQQQPQLNVLQLQQFQQQQQVLIPQTMTTVASRILPTEVKDVRAVMKSEPAISGVTFQGRPATGQLITRIKIENGEDGQKLHVVSSGGAGTDNMARVIESVAGNYTNAIPVTTQAQLLHPQNTQQSHQQLFQQHHLKMDVDVGQQQQPQQQQIVQQGQSKFIITSRQITNKIPITVTSGPATQILQHQQQPTGMGGAVTTTLQKPIQLQKIIMSTSSLQQQQRARLPLQRTQLVQQQPQTQSQQRFQQKFVTNQLIRGQNAAIINSVHLQQQQQQQQQQQQHAQALANQQAQQAAATVGANVVIGPTPRKRLEVTTGGVVVAPIGVGRRGGRSSSSRLPPGAVNLERSYQICQAVIQNSPNRHQLRAQLKPPQAFLASSNSNSSNSSNSNGSNSSSSGGIAGAGGTGILKEEPTSFGGTVIGNKQIGPRLVNPKRITTIGRQPSSILVRHVYTTAGQSNPGTISIISTSQQQQQQQPQQTLQSNQQRIITATEAAELQHAQIISMPGPGGMSNLTVSGGAAGGAGSSNSFGGKYVLVQRAHIGDIVTPRAASAPPTQNQQVNSVTGVPITLAGRGRPASVDIDTPVSLPDSQQQQQQVQIITHSMQQPQHQQQQQQQSIVGPNPGIQAVTRRGPTTHVISYGDIGTEALNSQQISQASGTSVGMDSSGNHTIVTSSNGPTIAAASPVAGYSISSTSAASPLPAGISGSNTGNSNSSIIISSSGSNACNNNNNNSTIGIINNNNNNSSSSNISNSSNSSNSSNSSSSNGNGHHPHHQQQQQHGAAASCSCSLNAMVICQQCGAFCHDDCIGASKLCVSCVIR
- the LOC129721150 gene encoding polycomb protein Asx isoform X8 — its product is MVKCKATFPDMECDVSPPDSSSGGHHGTVQQRRQPKSVQYNSTSISSSSINTTSGSSSGNLNTSGNSGRNILNISTSSSFRSDSPSASTTMAATSSSSSHHHHHHRNHHHHHHHSHGHSHQHHYQTQHHVHQEEITVAFPEVVSCTPESSFNLSDDYDSNPLKEVDPLNVSGSSMELLSSPRKGQDKAPKHNHHLRRNVPRIVVKQLPKTQQQAQSSRDEKRPSGPASTMREVLASIPGFSVKPRRRSNKKMSTAAQLEQTKEGCIDLETPDSILVNTNLRSLLNKQTFQMLPPLFQYKLVQLLPSVDRPSVMDASDCERNGIWLNPSSLNNEFFARACLEWRDRLGEGEFTPENQIKLKTEAEKEKSKLDPWKLKHFEPMWGDKRAATANMGAAGTLPNPSPPLTPTKEKVSTPEPPKTSPPTSSRPALKTTIKLRPTTTIATSTTATVELAAVSCSGSGSSSSNSNSSTSSSSSTSNSNVATASSSGTSITPVTTPSTIVAAASNRTSASQSSLSPSATSSPKRVRTGAVTRAAASAGHQQQVPDQHLEQASMEEQDSSARLSRVRVESPKPSTSSVTLTPSVSALVDEVDSSSPANSMVSGSLKRVHNRSLTPELSNSKISKSSDTSDSSSQEPPASTALKQTQQDRGERQLKTCGPEQQPISRAIGVVLEDDDDDAEIGQDAVIEEIPDDDPDVTEVIMEHTFSPSPELAKYDQYESSNSNSNLNDRRLRTQLSMQISHPLQAQQQQPQPQQQTVYDQHTGQIFNIVCVDSPGTEPTSTNHLVSTATDSPSATSSNSNSNYPGRRTETDAECPELREQHPFCHDSNSSSTSTTALMSSSDQVPANALSSFENVLQNNEELVIMQREASHDGAGNDSNGSSVASSSGGSQRTGLSRTEVNMNLTAYHHDHELLHQSVSSGMMLGGGSGDDRRGPGTGEDEEDDNEDDMGDEVNCDNNNDSTNDGDEDEDEEGQVHPLMTEGSVIGGLPEDELHGLQLLAAVQQQLAESSDSGEEDDDQMDEKFIDAENYVLESGEISAEIDTMGMLADSAEEVGVDLGIAGVAEAGPSTHEDNLIILHELDIKDEDDDEGRCGVQEDGTLEEEDDDEDEEEEEEETDQEMEKQQRAGSSEADAIQEHSGVVEAQPLCSSDLDGFDGINAIKMETDNIFDSGDWPFKVKLDPKMMLVDQLDPSSIILTPATSTISGHQIAVSSGGVQHQMQFHQQQQQQQIHSIQTAQQQQQLLNQQVLIHQTQQQQQQQQQHQQQQPQLNVLQLQQFQQQQQVLIPQTMTTVASRILPTEVKDVRAVMKSEPAISGVTFQGRPATGQLITRIKIENGEDGQKLHVVSSGGAGTDNMARVIESVAGNYTNAIPVTTQAQLLHPQNTQQSHQQLFQQHHLKMDVDVGQQQQPQQQQIVQQGQSKFIITSRQITNKIPITVTSGPATQILQHQQQPTGMGGAVTTTLQKPIQLQKIIMSTSSLQQQQRARLPLQRTQLVQQQPQTQSQQRFQQKFVTNQLIRGQNAAIINSVHLQQQQQQQQQQQQHAQALANQQAQQAAATVGANVVIGPTPRKRLEVTTGGVVVAPIGVGRRGGRSSSSRLPPGAVNLERSYQICQAVIQNSPNRHQLRAQLKPPQAFLASSNSNSSNSSNSNGSNSSSSGGIAGAGGTGILKEEPTSFGGTVIGNKQIGPRLVNPKRITTIGRQPSSILVRHVYTTAGQSNPGTISIISTSQQQQQQQPQQTLQSNQQRIITATEAAELQHAQIISMPGPGGMSNLTVSGGAAGGAGSSNSFGGKYVLVQRAHIGDIVTPRAASAPPTQNQRVVDGQLR
- the LOC129721150 gene encoding polycomb protein Asx isoform X4; its protein translation is MEEATFPDMECDVSPPDSSSGGHHGTVQQRRQPKSVQYNSTSISSSSINTTSGSSSGNLNTSGNSGRNILNISTSSSFRSDSPSASTTMAATSSSSSHHHHHHRNHHHHHHHSHGHSHQHHYQTQHHVHQEEITVAFPEVVSCTPESSFNLSDDYDSNPLKEVDPLNVSGSSMELLSSPRKGQDKAPKHNHHLRRNVPRIVVKQLPKTQQQAQSSRDEKRPSGPASTMREVLASIPGFSVKPRRRSNKKMSTAAQLEQTKEGCIDLETPDSILVNTNLRSLLNKQTFQMLPPLFQYKLVQLLPSVDRPSVMDASDCERNGIWLNPSSLNNEFFARACLEWRDRLGEGEFTPENQIKLKTEAEKEKSKLDPWKLKHFEPMWGDKRAATANMGAAGTLPNPSPPLTPTKEKVSTPEPPKTSPPTSSRPALKTTIKLRPTTTIATSTTATVELAAVSCSGSGSSSSNSNSSTSSSSSTSNSNVATASSSGTSITPVTTPSTIVAAASNRTSASQSSLSPSATSSPKRVRTGAVTRAAASAGHQQQVPDQHLEQASMEEQDSSARLSRVRVESPKPSTSSVTLTPSVSALVDEVDSSSPANSMVSGSLKRVHNRSLTPELSNSKISKSSDTSDSSSQEPPASTALKQTQQDRGERQLKTCGPEQQPISRAIGVVLEDDDDDAEIGQDAVIEEIPDDDPDVTEVIMEHTFSPSPELAKYDQYESSNSNSNLNDRRLRTQLSMQISHPLQAQQQQPQPQQQTVYDQHTGQIFNIVCVDSPGTEPTSTNHLVSTATDSPSATSSNSNSNYPGRRTETDAECPELREQHPFCHDSNSSSTSTTALMSSSDQVPANALSSFENVLQNNEELVIMQREASHDGAGNDSNGSSVASSSGGSQRTGLSRTEVNMNLTAYHHDHELLHQSVSSGMMLGGGSGDDRRGPGTGEDEEDDNEDDMGDEVNCDNNNDSTNDGDEDEDEEGQVHPLMTEGSVIGGLPEDELHGLQLLAAVQQQLAESSDSGEEDDDQMDEKFIDAENYVLESGEISAEIDTMGMLADSAEEVGVDLGIAGVAEAGPSTHEDNLIILHELDIKDEDDDEGRCGVQEDGTLEEEDDDEDEEEEEEETDQEMEKQQRAGSSEADAIQEHSGVVEAQPLCSSDLDGFDGINAIKMETDNIFDSGDWPFKVKLDPKMMLVDQLDPSSIILTPATSTISGHQIAVSSGGVQHQMQFHQQQQQQQIHSIQTAQQQQQLLNQQVLIHQTQQQQQQQQQHQQQQPQLNVLQLQQFQQQQQVLIPQTMTTVASRILPTEVKDVRAVMKSEPAISGVTFQGRPATGQLITRIKIENGEDGQKLHVVSSGGAGTDNMARVIESVAGNYTNAIPVTTQAQLLHPQNTQQSHQQLFQQHHLKMDVDVGQQQQPQQQQIVQQGQSKFIITSRQITNKIPITVTSGPATQILQHQQQPTGMGGAVTTTLQKPIQLQKIIMSTSSLQQQQRARLPLQRTQLVQQQPQTQSQQRFQQKFVTNQLIRGQNAAIINSVHLQQQQQQQQQQQQHAQALANQQAQQAAATVGANVVIGPTPRKRLEVTTGGVVVAPIGVGRRGGRSSSSRLPPGAVNLERSYQICQAVIQNSPNRHQLRAQLKPPQAFLASSNSNSSNSSNSNGSNSSSSGGIAGAGGTGILKEEPTSFGGTVIGNKQIGPRLVNPKRITTIGRQPSSILVRHVYTTAGQSNPGTISIISTSQQQQQQQPQQTLQSNQQRIITATEAAELQHAQIISMPGPGGMSNLTVSGGAAGGAGSSNSFGGKYVLVQRAHIGDIVTPRAASAPPTQNQQVNSVTGVPITLAGRGRPASVDIDTPVSLPDSQQQQQQVQIITHSMQQPQHQQQQQQQSIVGPNPGIQAVTRRGPTTHVISYGDIGTEALNSQQISQASGTSVGMDSSGNHTIVTSSNGPTIAAASPVAGYSISSTSAASPLPAGISGSNTGNSNSSIIISSSGSNACNNNNNNSTIGIINNNNNNSSSSNISNSSNSSNSSNSSSSNGNGHHPHHQQQQQHGAAASCSCSLNAMVICQQCGAFCHDDCIGASKLCVSCVIR